In a single window of the Leifsonia sp. 1010 genome:
- a CDS encoding response regulator transcription factor: MIRVLLADDQLLVRAGFRALLEAEDDVEIVGEAGTGRAAVDLVRETHPDVVLMDIRMPDGDGLWATGEIVADPALAGTRIVIVTTFELDEYVAQAIIAGASGFLVKDTEPVELIRAVHVVADGDALLSPGVTRRLIERVSGGLRPAPDAAALQHLTDREREVLTLVAHGLTNTEIGERLFLSPLTAKTHVSRIMTKLDARDRVHLVVLAYETGLVQPGWQ, encoded by the coding sequence GTGATCCGGGTCCTGCTCGCCGACGACCAGCTCCTGGTCCGCGCCGGTTTCCGCGCGCTCCTGGAGGCCGAGGACGACGTCGAGATCGTCGGTGAGGCCGGAACCGGGCGCGCGGCGGTGGATCTCGTTCGCGAGACGCATCCCGACGTCGTGCTGATGGACATCCGGATGCCGGACGGCGACGGACTGTGGGCGACCGGTGAGATCGTCGCAGACCCGGCCCTCGCCGGTACCCGCATCGTCATCGTGACGACGTTCGAGCTCGATGAGTACGTCGCCCAGGCGATCATCGCCGGCGCCAGCGGTTTCCTGGTGAAGGACACCGAGCCGGTGGAGCTCATCCGCGCCGTGCACGTCGTGGCCGACGGCGACGCACTGCTCTCCCCGGGCGTGACCCGGCGGCTCATCGAGCGTGTGTCGGGCGGGCTGCGGCCGGCACCGGATGCGGCGGCTCTTCAACATCTCACCGACCGCGAACGCGAGGTGCTGACCCTGGTCGCACACGGTCTGACCAACACCGAGATCGGCGAACGGCTCTTCCTCAGCCCGCTCACCGCGAAGACCCACGTGTCGCGGATCATGACGAAGCTGGATGCGCGCGACCGCGTCCACCTCGTCGTCCTGGCCTACGAGACCGGCCTCGTCCAGCCCGGCTGGCAGTAG
- a CDS encoding histidine kinase: MPWNAPPDQGANARFGDTPTEPPGWERTPWTERGRPRGARWFAVIVAALIQLPFIVIAARDASHDPLTLAFSLLAFAASFVLLASPRHPGPTVVAIAVLCAPAIAVTTGPPFSAVPLAFAVVSAVVRGARVWAWWTLAGFAIAAPVAAYLLRGQPAAMLRPLIIALILCLLLGVGEALRNRRERFREVARQVAARREAAAEAERLRIARELHDVLAHSLSQISVQAGVGLHLFDSRPEKARESLEAIKTTSSQALEEVRGVLGFLRGTEEQAARSPEPDLTRIPVLVETYQKAGLRVTYDTDLTSTPSAATQLALYRIVQESLTNIGRHAQASSVAIRLTEIDGWYVLTVRDDGRGLPTAASGDGRTSAQSAAAGVGRGGRGMVGMRERAELLGGRFDVRPADGGGLLVEARIPSTAPRSAQREAAS, translated from the coding sequence ATGCCCTGGAACGCGCCCCCCGATCAGGGAGCGAACGCGCGCTTCGGAGACACTCCGACCGAACCGCCCGGCTGGGAGCGCACGCCCTGGACGGAGCGCGGCCGCCCGCGCGGCGCACGCTGGTTCGCGGTCATCGTCGCCGCCCTCATCCAGCTGCCCTTCATCGTCATCGCCGCACGGGATGCGTCGCACGATCCGCTGACCCTCGCCTTCTCGCTGCTCGCCTTCGCGGCCTCGTTCGTCCTTCTCGCCTCCCCGCGGCATCCCGGCCCCACTGTGGTCGCCATCGCCGTGCTGTGCGCACCGGCCATCGCGGTGACCACGGGACCGCCGTTCTCGGCAGTCCCGCTCGCCTTCGCCGTCGTCAGCGCGGTTGTCCGCGGAGCGCGTGTGTGGGCCTGGTGGACGCTCGCCGGCTTCGCGATCGCCGCTCCGGTCGCCGCCTACCTGCTGCGCGGCCAGCCGGCCGCCATGCTGCGGCCCCTGATCATCGCGCTCATCCTCTGCCTCCTGCTCGGTGTCGGCGAGGCGCTGCGCAATCGTCGTGAGCGGTTCCGCGAGGTCGCCCGCCAAGTCGCGGCGCGACGGGAGGCCGCAGCGGAGGCCGAGCGGCTCCGCATCGCCCGCGAACTGCACGACGTACTCGCGCACTCGCTCTCGCAGATCAGCGTCCAGGCCGGCGTCGGCCTCCACCTGTTCGACTCCCGGCCCGAGAAGGCCCGCGAGAGTCTGGAGGCGATCAAGACCACCAGCAGCCAGGCGCTCGAGGAGGTGCGCGGCGTCCTCGGCTTCCTCCGGGGTACCGAGGAGCAGGCCGCCCGCTCCCCCGAGCCTGATCTCACGCGCATCCCGGTCCTCGTGGAGACGTACCAGAAGGCCGGCCTGCGCGTCACGTACGACACCGACCTGACATCGACCCCGTCCGCCGCGACGCAGCTGGCGCTGTACCGGATCGTCCAGGAGTCACTGACCAACATCGGCCGGCACGCGCAGGCGTCCAGCGTCGCGATCCGGCTCACCGAGATCGACGGCTGGTACGTGCTGACCGTGCGCGACGACGGCCGGGGCCTGCCCACAGCCGCGAGTGGAGATGGCCGCACGTCGGCCCAATCCGCCGCCGCGGGCGTCGGACGGGGCGGACGGGGCATGGTCGGGATGCGCGAGCGCGCCGAGCTGCTCGGCGGCCGCTTCGACGTCCGCCCCGCCGACGGCGGAGGGCTCCTCGTCGAGGCGCGTATCCCCTCCACGGCACCGCGGTCGGCGCAGAGAGAGGCCGCATCGTGA
- a CDS encoding SHOCT domain-containing protein, whose amino-acid sequence MLSSLATVVAAAPCAVAYGPPFVGWWWIFIPIFWILVFVAIFGFAGRRWRRAAAARGGYDGWGPNGGVRSAEKTLAQRYANGDIDEQEYRARLEVLRANRDSA is encoded by the coding sequence ATGCTCAGCTCACTGGCCACCGTCGTCGCCGCCGCGCCCTGCGCCGTCGCCTACGGCCCGCCGTTCGTCGGCTGGTGGTGGATCTTCATCCCGATCTTCTGGATCCTCGTCTTCGTCGCCATCTTCGGATTCGCCGGTCGACGCTGGCGCCGTGCTGCCGCTGCGCGCGGTGGATACGACGGCTGGGGGCCGAACGGCGGCGTCCGCTCCGCAGAGAAGACGCTCGCGCAGCGGTACGCCAACGGCGACATCGACGAGCAGGAGTACCGGGCGCGCCTGGAGGTGCTGCGGGCAAACCGCGACAGCGCCTGA
- a CDS encoding ATP-binding protein, whose amino-acid sequence MDVMVIAAVALGIAALVFLGLWLWERSRRIRLRDTRQESEWDRIDRELDLAEQAGRFRIIGDLGDVAIQSVSRLVTQAEGVRYAASADPAAAVRSAGVLETSARDALADLRRLQAVAREAQDASSPQPSLHSARDLFRVMRDAGLAVTFTESGERFELRPGAELAVFRILQTSLENALKHGGPGTNAAVAFAWTPEGLAVSVEDDGIRAAARRLGLDREGVDQATAYSIADDVRALTEHYEGAGIIEMRDRAALFGGTLNAQTVAGVGFTLSAVFPALRHHNGIHGVDLRR is encoded by the coding sequence ATGGACGTCATGGTGATCGCGGCCGTCGCGCTCGGCATCGCCGCGCTCGTCTTCCTGGGCCTCTGGCTGTGGGAGCGCAGCCGCCGCATCCGACTCCGCGATACGCGTCAAGAATCGGAGTGGGACCGCATCGACCGCGAGCTCGACCTCGCCGAGCAGGCGGGCCGGTTCCGGATCATCGGCGACCTGGGCGATGTGGCCATCCAATCCGTCTCTCGGCTGGTCACGCAGGCCGAGGGCGTCCGCTATGCAGCCTCCGCCGACCCCGCAGCGGCCGTCCGGTCCGCCGGTGTGCTCGAAACGTCCGCTCGGGATGCGCTTGCCGACCTCCGCCGGCTGCAGGCTGTCGCGCGCGAGGCGCAGGACGCCTCCTCGCCCCAGCCCAGCCTCCACTCGGCACGCGACCTCTTCCGGGTCATGCGCGACGCCGGGCTGGCGGTCACCTTCACGGAGAGCGGGGAGCGCTTCGAGCTGCGACCGGGCGCCGAGCTGGCTGTGTTCCGCATCCTGCAGACGAGTCTCGAGAACGCCCTCAAGCACGGCGGACCCGGCACGAACGCCGCCGTCGCGTTCGCCTGGACGCCGGAGGGTCTGGCCGTCAGCGTCGAGGACGACGGCATCCGCGCTGCCGCGCGCCGGCTGGGTCTCGACCGCGAGGGCGTCGACCAGGCCACGGCGTACTCGATCGCGGACGACGTCCGCGCGCTCACCGAGCACTACGAGGGAGCCGGCATCATCGAGATGCGCGATCGTGCCGCCCTGTTCGGAGGGACGCTCAACGCGCAGACCGTCGCTGGGGTCGGCTTCACCCTGTCAGCGGTGTTCCCCGCCCTGCGCCATCACAACGGCATCCACGGGGTCGACCTGCGGCGCTGA
- the def gene encoding peptide deformylase, translated as MAVIPIRITGDPVLHSPALPVAEIDDELRTLVADMFETMDEAPGVGLAAPQVGVPLRLFVYGWTDDDGVSHRGVAINPTLWLSPLPVGELDEDTESEGCLSFPGERFPLRRAEHAILQATDLGGAEYEVRATGWLARIFQHEYDHLDGVLYVDRLTHPFGKAALKTQRKNSWGVPGLSWLPGRDHLED; from the coding sequence ATGGCCGTCATCCCCATCCGAATCACCGGTGACCCCGTTCTCCACTCCCCCGCCCTCCCCGTCGCCGAGATCGACGACGAGCTGCGCACCCTGGTCGCCGACATGTTCGAGACGATGGATGAGGCCCCGGGCGTCGGGCTCGCCGCACCCCAGGTGGGCGTGCCGCTCCGCCTGTTCGTCTACGGCTGGACCGACGACGACGGCGTCTCGCACCGCGGTGTCGCGATCAACCCGACGCTGTGGTTGAGCCCTCTGCCCGTCGGCGAACTGGACGAGGACACCGAGTCGGAGGGGTGCCTGTCGTTCCCCGGCGAGCGGTTCCCTCTGCGGCGGGCCGAGCACGCCATCCTGCAGGCCACCGACCTCGGCGGCGCCGAGTACGAGGTGCGCGCCACGGGCTGGCTCGCACGCATCTTCCAGCACGAGTACGACCACCTCGACGGCGTGCTGTACGTGGACCGGCTGACGCATCCCTTCGGGAAGGCGGCGCTGAAGACCCAGCGGAAGAACAGCTGGGGCGTGCCTGGGCTGAGCTGGCTGCCCGGACGCGACCACCTCGAGGACTGA
- a CDS encoding multidrug DMT transporter permease, which yields MGTELMDAFDLSYQPSQLLGIPVALVGACFLSVGAQLQHHGVAKVEATAGHADGGLSGRQMGRLLARPSWVIGTLLLGLAIVFQLVSLKLSPIILVQPLGVVGLVITSILNARVSGVKLNHQSVIAVTLCVSGVGAFVLLAAVFARDLPVTSRALIVILIILAVVLIAFGTLFWFLRHKFKAIIYIVGAGVLYGFVATLAKVAIDRISNQEWDWLLVACIVALLLAAVLGAYFVQNAYSSGPPDLVIAGLTVIDPLVAVTIGILVLNEAAGAPWWAMVGFALTGAVAILGVFQLAKYHPQSASDAPVADRIADAAEESRLD from the coding sequence GTGGGCACGGAACTGATGGACGCGTTCGACCTGTCGTATCAGCCCAGCCAGCTCCTGGGCATCCCGGTCGCGCTCGTCGGTGCCTGCTTCCTCTCCGTCGGCGCCCAGCTGCAGCACCACGGCGTGGCCAAGGTCGAGGCGACAGCGGGCCACGCGGACGGCGGACTCAGCGGCCGCCAGATGGGTCGCCTGCTCGCGCGGCCGTCCTGGGTGATCGGGACACTGCTCCTCGGTCTCGCCATCGTCTTCCAGCTGGTCAGCCTGAAGCTGTCGCCGATCATCCTGGTGCAGCCGCTCGGTGTGGTCGGTCTCGTGATCACGAGCATCCTCAACGCGCGGGTCAGCGGGGTGAAGCTCAACCATCAATCCGTGATCGCGGTCACCCTCTGCGTCAGCGGCGTCGGCGCATTCGTACTGCTGGCCGCCGTGTTCGCTCGGGATCTGCCGGTCACCAGCCGGGCGCTGATCGTCATCCTGATCATCCTCGCGGTCGTGCTGATCGCGTTCGGCACGCTGTTCTGGTTCCTGCGTCACAAGTTCAAGGCGATCATCTACATCGTCGGCGCGGGTGTGCTCTACGGCTTCGTCGCCACCCTCGCCAAGGTCGCCATCGACCGCATCTCGAATCAGGAGTGGGACTGGCTGCTCGTCGCCTGCATCGTCGCGTTGCTGCTCGCCGCCGTGCTCGGCGCCTACTTCGTGCAGAACGCCTACTCGTCCGGCCCGCCGGACCTGGTCATCGCCGGCCTCACGGTCATCGACCCGCTGGTCGCCGTCACGATCGGGATCCTGGTGCTGAACGAGGCGGCCGGGGCTCCCTGGTGGGCCATGGTCGGGTTCGCGCTGACGGGCGCCGTCGCCATCCTCGGCGTGTTCCAGCTGGCGAAGTACCATCCGCAGAGCGCGTCGGACGCGCCGGTAGCTGACCGCATTGCCGACGCCGCGGAGGAAAGCCGCTTAGACTAG
- a CDS encoding glycosyltransferase — MPDSSGPHPTPAAPAEKKPLTIVMGCDTFAPDVNGAARFAERLAAGLVEHGHDVHIVAPAASRKHGTWIEEHEGQKMTAHRLRSWRWYPHDWLRFALPWMSKANARRVLDEVKPDVVHFQSHIVVGRGLAAEAEKRGIRIVATNHVMADNIVEFTLLPKFLRKTFVRLAWADARKSFDRAESVTTPTRKAAEFLEASTGLRGVHAVSCGIDAHNYTPDFTPRSGNRILFVGRVTGEKHIDVLLNAVKLLPEDLDARLQIVGGGDQLKNLQSMAETLGIADRVEFLGYVSDEELRHAYTRATVFAMPSIAELQSIATMEAMASALPVVAADAMALPHLVHEGENGHLFRPGDAQDLADKLESVLRLPQEELDVLKRASLRIVAAHDIQTTISTFESLYRGEPVAEPVTDAAPSVPAPE, encoded by the coding sequence GTGCCTGACTCGAGCGGACCGCATCCCACCCCTGCCGCCCCGGCTGAGAAGAAGCCGCTGACCATCGTGATGGGCTGCGACACCTTCGCCCCCGACGTCAACGGCGCGGCACGTTTCGCCGAGCGCCTCGCCGCCGGCCTCGTCGAGCACGGCCACGACGTGCACATCGTCGCGCCGGCCGCGAGCCGCAAGCACGGCACCTGGATCGAGGAGCACGAGGGCCAGAAGATGACGGCCCACCGGCTCCGCAGCTGGCGCTGGTACCCGCACGACTGGCTGCGATTCGCCCTCCCGTGGATGAGCAAGGCGAACGCGCGCCGCGTCCTCGACGAGGTGAAGCCGGATGTCGTGCACTTCCAGTCGCACATCGTGGTCGGCCGCGGTCTCGCCGCGGAGGCCGAGAAGCGCGGGATCCGCATCGTCGCGACGAACCATGTCATGGCGGACAACATCGTCGAGTTCACGCTGCTGCCGAAGTTTCTGCGCAAGACGTTCGTCAGGCTCGCCTGGGCGGACGCCCGCAAGAGCTTCGACCGCGCAGAGTCGGTCACGACGCCCACCCGCAAGGCGGCCGAGTTCCTCGAGGCGTCCACCGGCCTCCGTGGCGTCCACGCGGTGTCGTGCGGCATCGACGCCCACAACTACACCCCCGACTTCACCCCGCGCAGCGGTAACCGCATCCTGTTCGTCGGCCGGGTCACCGGCGAGAAGCACATCGACGTGCTGCTCAACGCGGTCAAGCTACTGCCCGAGGACCTGGACGCGCGCCTGCAGATCGTCGGCGGCGGCGATCAGCTCAAGAACCTGCAGTCGATGGCCGAGACGCTCGGCATCGCCGACCGCGTCGAGTTCCTCGGCTACGTGAGCGACGAGGAGCTGCGTCACGCGTACACGCGGGCGACGGTCTTCGCCATGCCGTCCATCGCCGAGCTGCAGTCGATCGCGACCATGGAGGCCATGGCCTCCGCCCTTCCGGTCGTCGCCGCCGACGCCATGGCCCTCCCGCACCTGGTGCACGAGGGTGAGAACGGGCACCTGTTCCGTCCGGGCGATGCGCAGGACCTCGCGGACAAGCTGGAGAGCGTGCTGCGGCTGCCGCAGGAGGAGCTGGATGTGCTCAAGCGCGCGTCCCTCCGCATCGTTGCCGCGCACGACATCCAGACCACGATCAGCACCTTCGAAAGCCTGTATCGTGGGGAGCCGGTGGCCGAGCCGGTGACGGACGCGGCCCCCAGCGTGCCCGCTCCCGAGTGA
- a CDS encoding M1 family metallopeptidase, with product MSDGAPHTYLPRSGTHDFSVLRYDLDLDYRVTTNRLDATAVIRARADVALTAIVLDLVHLKAKKVRVDGQKRVRFSQSATHLRILPATPIPAGAEFTVEIAYDGSPVPRRTRWGTLGWEELTDGVIVASQPSGAPSWFPCNDRPSDRAAYGIRVTTEQAYTVLATGEPTGHSVNGGRGTWTFEREEPTATYLASVQIGRYTLEPRRTAGVEWVVAYPPALARRVLHDFEPVGRMLERFQELFGPYPFPSYTVVVTEDPLEIPLEAQAMATFGSSHADGRNGSERLVAHELAHQWFGNSVGLASWGDIWLNEGFACYAEWLWSEVSGGMSAAAHARIHHAALRLAPGQLLLGDPGPDSMFDDRVYKRGACLLHALRVRLGDDRFFELLRTWTREYRFGTVAGADFEALAERFSDEPLGAFFDAWLRETRLPAIGH from the coding sequence ATGAGCGACGGAGCACCGCACACCTACCTGCCGCGCTCCGGCACCCACGACTTCTCGGTCCTCCGGTACGACCTCGACCTCGACTACCGGGTGACGACGAACCGCTTGGATGCGACGGCGGTGATCCGCGCGCGCGCCGACGTCGCGCTGACGGCGATCGTGCTGGACCTCGTCCATCTCAAGGCCAAGAAGGTGCGGGTGGACGGGCAGAAGCGCGTCCGGTTCAGCCAGAGCGCGACGCACCTCCGCATCCTTCCGGCCACGCCCATCCCGGCCGGCGCGGAGTTCACCGTCGAGATCGCCTACGACGGCTCGCCCGTGCCGCGCAGGACCCGCTGGGGCACGCTCGGCTGGGAGGAGCTCACCGACGGCGTCATCGTCGCCTCACAGCCCTCCGGAGCGCCCAGCTGGTTCCCCTGCAACGACCGGCCCTCCGACCGCGCCGCCTACGGCATCCGCGTGACGACGGAGCAGGCGTACACGGTGCTGGCGACCGGCGAGCCGACCGGGCACAGCGTCAACGGAGGACGCGGGACCTGGACGTTCGAGCGCGAGGAGCCGACGGCGACCTACCTCGCCTCCGTGCAGATCGGCCGCTACACGCTCGAGCCGCGGCGGACCGCCGGCGTGGAGTGGGTGGTCGCCTATCCGCCCGCTCTCGCGCGTCGCGTGCTGCACGACTTCGAACCCGTCGGCCGGATGCTGGAGCGCTTCCAGGAGCTGTTCGGCCCGTACCCGTTCCCCTCCTACACGGTCGTGGTCACCGAGGACCCCTTGGAGATCCCGCTCGAAGCGCAGGCGATGGCGACCTTCGGATCGTCGCACGCCGACGGCCGCAACGGCTCCGAGCGCCTGGTCGCGCACGAGCTGGCGCACCAGTGGTTCGGCAACAGTGTCGGGCTGGCGTCCTGGGGCGACATCTGGCTCAACGAAGGGTTCGCCTGCTACGCCGAGTGGCTGTGGTCGGAGGTCTCGGGCGGGATGTCGGCGGCGGCGCACGCGCGCATCCACCACGCCGCGCTCCGGCTCGCTCCGGGCCAGCTGCTGCTCGGCGACCCCGGACCCGACTCGATGTTCGACGACCGCGTGTACAAGCGGGGAGCGTGCCTGCTGCACGCGCTGCGGGTGCGGCTCGGCGATGACCGCTTCTTCGAGCTGCTGAGGACATGGACGCGCGAGTACAGGTTCGGGACGGTCGCGGGCGCCGACTTCGAGGCGCTCGCCGAGCGGTTCTCGGACGAGCCGCTCGGCGCGTTCTTCGATGCGTGGCTACGGGAGACGCGGCTGCCCGCGATCGGGCACTGA